A section of the Streptomyces sp. V3I8 genome encodes:
- a CDS encoding GNAT family N-acetyltransferase, with protein MSLVRRAVPEDAAELLRLRQVLIDSMPGADTSTGWHAESLATVRGRLADPHGGFAAFVVDHPERAGALGALVAGTLEYRIGRPRNPHGRIGYVFSVATDPGVRRRGYARACMEALVEWFREEGAGQIDLTASAEAAPLYESMGFVRTPDPLMRLKF; from the coding sequence ATGAGTCTCGTACGCCGCGCTGTGCCCGAGGACGCCGCCGAACTGCTCCGACTGCGTCAGGTGCTGATCGACTCGATGCCCGGGGCGGACACGTCCACCGGCTGGCACGCCGAGTCCCTGGCCACGGTACGGGGCCGGCTGGCCGACCCCCACGGGGGTTTCGCGGCGTTCGTCGTCGATCACCCGGAGCGGGCGGGGGCGCTGGGGGCGCTCGTGGCGGGGACCCTGGAGTACCGGATCGGCCGGCCCCGGAATCCGCACGGGCGGATCGGATACGTGTTCAGTGTCGCGACCGACCCCGGGGTACGGCGGCGGGGGTACGCGCGGGCCTGCATGGAGGCGCTGGTGGAGTGGTTCCGGGAGGAGGGGGCCGGGCAGATCGACCTGACCGCCTCGGCGGAGGCCGCGCCGCTGTACGAGTCGATGGGGTTCGTCCGGACGCCGGATCCGTTGATGCGGCTGAAATTCTGA
- a CDS encoding alpha/beta hydrolase, producing the protein MTSFDSTPQLNVWRMLLALAVVFVMLGTTGWTAVRGHRGATTPLAASLSAWERGHLGGHRLPDPDTTTPARLAQFFASLDAPRRAELAARYPLAVGNMNGAPVSLRYRANRIALGQARRAELARMGDSRLSAGGQHDAGRRMHRYEALMAKGRRILAFDPMGPGRVAEVFGDLGRARRVSVVVPGVDTDLLTFQRTERRYTAPVGMAKALYGAEREAGPGTRTAVIAWADYTTPSGLGMDAATGTRAEEGAVRLAALVRALPGRSRVALYCHSYGSVVCGVAARSLPSRVSDIAVAGSPGMRVERASQLRTAARVWAVRDADDWIEDVPHLEFGGLGHGADPMSSQFGARVLSARGAKGHTGYFEPGTDSLRNFAEIGIGAYRAVRCAHEDHEDDACRKGLSGTTEAGRA; encoded by the coding sequence GTGACTTCCTTCGACTCCACCCCCCAACTCAACGTCTGGCGCATGCTGCTCGCGCTGGCCGTGGTGTTCGTGATGCTCGGGACCACCGGCTGGACCGCGGTGCGCGGCCACCGGGGGGCGACCACACCCCTCGCGGCCTCCCTGTCCGCATGGGAACGCGGCCACCTGGGCGGGCACCGGCTGCCGGACCCGGACACCACGACGCCGGCCCGGCTCGCCCAGTTCTTCGCCTCGCTCGACGCGCCCCGGCGGGCGGAGCTCGCCGCCCGCTACCCGCTCGCGGTCGGCAACATGAACGGGGCGCCGGTGAGCCTGCGCTACCGCGCCAACCGCATCGCCCTCGGCCAGGCGCGCAGGGCCGAACTCGCACGCATGGGCGACAGCAGGCTCTCCGCGGGCGGCCAGCACGACGCGGGCCGCCGCATGCACCGGTACGAGGCGCTGATGGCGAAGGGGCGCCGCATCCTGGCCTTCGACCCGATGGGGCCGGGCCGGGTCGCGGAGGTCTTCGGCGACCTCGGGCGGGCCCGGCGGGTCTCGGTCGTGGTGCCCGGCGTCGACACCGACCTGCTGACCTTCCAGCGCACCGAGCGCAGGTACACGGCGCCCGTCGGCATGGCGAAGGCCCTGTACGGCGCGGAGCGCGAGGCGGGCCCCGGGACGCGTACGGCCGTCATCGCGTGGGCCGACTACACGACCCCGAGCGGTCTCGGCATGGACGCCGCCACCGGGACCCGCGCCGAGGAGGGCGCGGTCCGCCTCGCCGCCCTCGTACGGGCGCTGCCCGGCCGCTCGCGCGTCGCGCTGTACTGCCACAGCTACGGATCCGTGGTCTGCGGGGTCGCCGCGCGTTCCCTGCCGTCCCGGGTCTCCGACATAGCGGTCGCGGGCAGCCCCGGCATGCGCGTCGAGCGGGCCTCACAGCTGCGCACCGCGGCCCGGGTGTGGGCCGTACGGGACGCGGACGACTGGATCGAGGACGTACCGCACCTGGAGTTCGGCGGGCTCGGGCACGGCGCCGATCCGATGTCCTCGCAGTTCGGCGCGCGGGTGCTGTCCGCGCGCGGGGCGAAGGGACACACCGGGTATTTCGAGCCGGGCACCGACAGCCTGCGGAACTTCGCCGAGATCGGAATTGGCGCGTACCGCGCGGTTCGCTGCGCGCACGAGGACCACGAGGACGACGCGTGCCGGAAAGGCCTGTCCGGCACGACCGAAGCCGGACGCGCGTAG
- a CDS encoding aldo/keto reductase — protein MTDSRIATARLGTDGPEVGVQGLGCMGMSFAYGPTDAGEARATLERALELGVTLYDTADAYGQGENERFLAPFFAAHRDEVVVATKFAMTIPPDEPTRRIIRNDGPYIRQAVEASLERLDVDVIDLYYMHRRDVNVPIEETVGTMAELVREGKVKQLGLSEVTGGELRAAQSVHPIAAVQSEWSLFSRDIEAGVVPAARELGVTLVPYSPLGRGFLTGAFADADSDLTAGDFRRHQPRYTGDNAAANGALLEPIRGVAEVHGASLGQIALAWVQQRAAVHGLPVVPIPGTRSRARIEENTAATRITLTDGDLAVLDAIAAGVAGDRYADMTFVSAGRE, from the coding sequence ATGACGGACAGCAGGATCGCGACGGCACGGCTCGGCACGGACGGCCCCGAGGTCGGGGTGCAGGGCCTCGGCTGCATGGGCATGAGCTTCGCGTACGGGCCGACGGACGCCGGCGAGGCGCGGGCCACGCTGGAGCGCGCGCTGGAACTGGGCGTCACGCTGTACGACACCGCCGACGCCTACGGACAGGGGGAGAACGAGCGGTTCCTGGCGCCGTTCTTCGCGGCGCACCGGGACGAGGTGGTCGTCGCGACGAAGTTCGCCATGACGATCCCGCCGGACGAGCCGACCCGGCGGATCATCCGCAACGACGGCCCGTACATCCGGCAGGCGGTCGAGGCGAGCCTCGAGCGCCTGGACGTCGACGTGATCGACCTCTACTACATGCACCGCCGTGACGTGAACGTCCCCATCGAGGAGACCGTCGGCACGATGGCCGAGCTGGTCCGCGAGGGCAAGGTCAAGCAGCTCGGCCTCAGTGAGGTGACGGGCGGCGAACTGCGGGCCGCGCAGTCGGTGCACCCGATCGCGGCCGTCCAGTCGGAGTGGTCGCTGTTCAGCCGGGACATCGAGGCCGGTGTGGTGCCGGCGGCCCGGGAGCTGGGGGTGACCCTGGTCCCGTACTCGCCGCTCGGGCGGGGTTTCCTCACGGGGGCCTTCGCGGACGCGGACAGCGACCTCACTGCCGGTGACTTCCGCCGTCATCAGCCCCGTTACACGGGGGACAACGCGGCGGCGAACGGGGCGCTGCTGGAGCCGATCCGCGGGGTCGCCGAGGTCCACGGCGCCTCCCTGGGGCAGATCGCCCTGGCGTGGGTCCAGCAGCGGGCGGCGGTCCACGGCCTCCCGGTCGTCCCGATCCCGGGCACGCGCAGCCGCGCCCGGATCGAGGAGAACACGGCGGCGACACGCATCACCCTGACCGACGGCGACCTGGCCGTCCTGGATGCCATAGCCGCCGGGGTCGCGGGCGACCGCTACGCCGACATGACGTTCGTCTCGGCGGGCCGGGAGTAG
- a CDS encoding MerR family transcriptional regulator, with the protein MTVMQTTESGTDTCAAPPHATRRPDGRDQYTISEVVAFTGLTAHTLRWYERIGLMPHIDRSHTGQRRYSNRDLDWLELVGKLRLTGMPVADMVRYAEMVRAGDDTYTDRFELLEATRRDVRARIAELQDTLAVLDRKISFYADAGRALASEGSR; encoded by the coding sequence ATGACGGTGATGCAGACCACGGAGTCCGGGACCGACACCTGCGCCGCCCCACCGCACGCCACAAGGCGTCCGGACGGCCGGGACCAGTACACGATCAGCGAGGTCGTCGCCTTCACCGGACTGACGGCCCACACCCTGCGCTGGTACGAGCGGATCGGGCTGATGCCGCACATCGACCGCTCGCACACCGGCCAGCGCCGCTACAGCAACCGCGACCTCGACTGGCTGGAACTGGTCGGCAAGCTGCGGCTGACCGGGATGCCGGTCGCCGACATGGTGCGGTACGCGGAGATGGTGCGGGCGGGCGACGACACGTACACCGACCGCTTCGAGCTCCTGGAAGCGACGCGGCGGGATGTGCGGGCGCGGATCGCCGAGCTCCAGGACACCCTCGCCGTGCTCGACCGGAAGATCAGTTTCTATGCGGACGCCGGGCGGGCCCTGGCGTCGGAGGGGTCCCGATGA
- a CDS encoding serine hydrolase, protein MSLQSLALIEEWPVPTAAAAVVRADGTVLGTHGPAGRPFALASVSKPLAAYAVLVAYEEGAVELDEPAGPEGSTVRHLLAHTSGLAFDEHRVTAPPGQRRLYSNAGFEQLGDHVAKATEIPFAEYARQAVLEPLGMTSTALDGSPAKDGVSTVDDLVRFAAEVQAPRLLDPRTVAEMMSVQYPGTKGVLPGYGHRSPNDWGLGFEIRDSKSPHWTGSSSSSRTFGHFGQSGTFLWIDPDAGAACVALTDRAFGAWATEAWPPFTDAVLAELGR, encoded by the coding sequence ATGTCTTTGCAGAGTCTCGCCCTGATCGAAGAGTGGCCCGTTCCCACCGCCGCCGCGGCCGTCGTACGGGCGGACGGGACCGTGCTCGGGACCCACGGACCCGCCGGCCGGCCCTTCGCGCTGGCCTCGGTCAGCAAGCCGCTCGCCGCCTACGCCGTGCTGGTGGCGTACGAGGAGGGGGCCGTCGAGCTGGACGAGCCGGCCGGGCCCGAGGGGTCCACCGTGCGGCACCTGCTCGCGCACACGAGCGGCCTCGCCTTCGACGAGCACCGGGTGACGGCGCCGCCCGGGCAGCGGCGGCTGTACTCCAACGCCGGATTCGAGCAGTTGGGCGACCATGTGGCGAAGGCGACGGAGATCCCCTTCGCGGAGTACGCCAGGCAGGCGGTCCTCGAACCGCTCGGGATGACGTCGACGGCCCTCGACGGCTCGCCCGCGAAGGACGGCGTCTCGACCGTGGACGACCTGGTGCGGTTCGCCGCGGAGGTGCAGGCGCCCCGGCTGCTCGACCCGCGGACGGTCGCGGAGATGATGAGCGTGCAGTACCCGGGGACGAAGGGTGTGCTGCCCGGGTACGGCCACCGGAGCCCCAACGACTGGGGCCTCGGATTCGAGATCCGCGACTCCAAGTCCCCGCACTGGACCGGGAGTTCGTCCTCCTCGCGCACCTTCGGGCACTTCGGCCAGTCCGGTACGTTCCTGTGGATCGACCCGGACGCGGGGGCAGCCTGCGTGGCCCTGACGGACCGGGCGTTCGGCGCGTGGGCGACCGAGGCATGGCCGCCCTTCACGGACGCGGTGCTGGCCGAACTGGGGCGCTGA
- a CDS encoding DUF4429 domain-containing protein, giving the protein MARMGDVLAGFHAAWEFGSDSVLIRFARGIRTPKLFQALGERRIPLDAIAAVTLTPGKRGTVVLRAEPRPGADPLMEAAAGQLKEASDPYRLVLPAERETLAEYYADELRAALAPGDAGPAERYLVPAPKTPLQFKAYDAKASFDGRSVVFRWFWTGASSAKWKAGDQTFAVADLCGVQWRSPELFEGHLRLLRRDAGGTETAQAGPADQDPGAVVFGLGYGPVHESLPFAAAVLAAVRSGGPAAAVDGVAVEARRAPGEVAERIRHLGELHSAGLVTDEEFSTKKAELLAEL; this is encoded by the coding sequence ATGGCCCGCATGGGTGACGTACTGGCCGGATTTCATGCCGCCTGGGAGTTCGGGTCCGACTCCGTGCTCATCCGCTTCGCACGGGGGATCCGCACGCCGAAGCTGTTCCAGGCGCTCGGCGAGCGGCGCATCCCGCTCGACGCGATCGCCGCGGTGACGCTGACGCCCGGCAAGCGCGGGACGGTCGTCCTGCGCGCCGAGCCGAGACCGGGGGCGGACCCGCTGATGGAGGCGGCCGCGGGACAGCTCAAGGAGGCGTCCGATCCCTACCGCCTCGTGCTGCCCGCCGAGCGGGAGACGCTCGCCGAGTACTACGCGGACGAACTGCGCGCCGCGCTCGCGCCCGGGGACGCGGGGCCGGCCGAGCGCTATCTCGTGCCGGCGCCGAAGACGCCGCTGCAGTTCAAGGCGTACGACGCGAAGGCGTCCTTCGACGGGAGGTCCGTGGTCTTCCGGTGGTTCTGGACGGGGGCCTCGTCCGCGAAGTGGAAGGCCGGCGACCAGACGTTCGCCGTGGCCGACCTGTGCGGGGTGCAGTGGCGGTCGCCCGAACTCTTCGAGGGACATCTGCGGTTGCTGCGCCGTGACGCGGGCGGTACGGAGACCGCGCAGGCGGGGCCCGCGGACCAGGATCCGGGGGCCGTTGTCTTCGGGCTGGGGTACGGGCCGGTGCACGAGTCGCTGCCGTTCGCGGCGGCCGTGCTGGCCGCGGTGCGGTCGGGCGGACCCGCGGCCGCCGTCGACGGCGTGGCCGTGGAGGCCCGGCGGGCGCCGGGGGAGGTCGCCGAGCGGATCCGGCATCTCGGGGAGCTGCACTCGGCGGGACTCGTCACGGACGAGGAGTTCTCGACGAAGAAGGCGGAGCTGCTGGCCGAGCTGTGA